A region of Deinococcus rubellus DNA encodes the following proteins:
- a CDS encoding peptidoglycan DD-metalloendopeptidase family protein: MPLPPPIVVVRRPASIKTVTLRYGDTLSALMLRSNLSERELISANLDLGSLDKLSVGTRLNIPTRETGLLLRIKPGQSAAELIHLYRASPLSVARANAITLPTELRVGDELLLPGIYADSRRDELLARRERAAQQAREAVVLAQYQAFEAWKTARLMERQRRYEAYQAWLNSPERLALVAKYQRQAQYDTWLAQQAAEASARQAEYQSFVAQQNVEDAARTQTIKGQMLDLAANDPRPQMQAAVLAEQSAPDLRLVWPLDHPRLTSRFGEEDIEFHVEQFHGGLDMVEPMGTPIHAAQDGEVTKSGDGAYGTNVYTVDAALGLTIIYGHLSATAVEVGQQVKQGDLIGYVGCTGECTGPHLHFELRLGGTPVDPLAFLP, translated from the coding sequence GTGCCGTTGCCACCGCCGATAGTCGTTGTCCGCCGCCCGGCCAGCATCAAGACCGTGACGCTGCGCTACGGCGACACGCTCAGCGCTCTGATGCTGCGCTCCAACCTCTCGGAGCGCGAGCTGATCAGTGCCAATCTCGATCTCGGCAGCCTCGACAAGCTCTCGGTGGGCACCCGGCTCAACATTCCTACCCGCGAGACCGGCCTGCTGCTGCGAATCAAGCCCGGCCAGAGCGCTGCCGAGCTGATTCACCTCTACCGTGCTTCGCCGCTCTCGGTGGCCCGCGCCAACGCCATCACGCTGCCCACCGAACTCAGGGTCGGTGACGAGCTGCTGCTGCCGGGCATCTACGCCGACTCGCGCCGCGACGAACTGCTGGCCCGCCGTGAACGCGCCGCCCAGCAGGCCAGGGAAGCCGTGGTGCTGGCCCAGTACCAGGCCTTTGAAGCCTGGAAGACTGCCCGCCTCATGGAGCGCCAGCGCCGCTACGAGGCTTATCAGGCCTGGCTCAACAGTCCCGAACGGCTGGCCCTGGTCGCCAAGTACCAGCGTCAGGCCCAGTACGACACCTGGCTGGCCCAGCAGGCTGCTGAGGCCAGCGCCCGGCAGGCCGAGTACCAGAGCTTCGTGGCCCAGCAGAACGTTGAGGACGCGGCCCGCACCCAGACGATCAAGGGCCAGATGCTCGATCTGGCCGCCAACGATCCGCGCCCGCAGATGCAGGCGGCGGTGCTGGCCGAACAGAGCGCGCCGGACCTGCGGCTGGTCTGGCCGCTCGACCACCCGCGCCTGACCAGCCGCTTCGGAGAGGAGGACATCGAGTTTCATGTCGAGCAGTTTCACGGCGGCCTCGACATGGTGGAGCCGATGGGCACCCCAATTCACGCGGCCCAGGACGGCGAGGTCACCAAGAGTGGTGACGGCGCATACGGCACCAACGTCTACACCGTGGACGCTGCCCTGGGCCTGACTATCATCTACGGCCACCTCAGCGCCACCGCCGTGGAAGTGGGCCAGCAGGTCAAACAGGGCGATCTGATCGGCTACGTCGGCTGCACTGGCGAATGCACTGGGCCGCACCTGCATTTCGAGCTGCGGCTGGGCGGCACTCCAGTTGATCCGCTGGCGTTTTTGCCTTGA
- the pdxS gene encoding pyridoxal 5'-phosphate synthase lyase subunit PdxS: protein MTNQSTQQGTPEIKFGFAEMFKGGVIMDVVTPEHARIAEAAGATAVMALERVPADIRRDGGVARMSDPSMIKEIIAAVTIPVMAKVRIGHFVEAQILQALGVDFIDESEVLTPADESYHIEKSKFNVPFVCGAKNLGEALRRVGEGASMIRTKGEAGTGDVVEAVRHARTILGEMRAIQSRPAEELMSVARDLGAPYHLVQYVHAHGTLPVVNFAAGGVATPADAALMMQLGLDGVFVGSGIFKSGGGDLAQIEKRARAIVKAVTHFDNPDILAEVSENLGLPMTGINIDSLIPQERLASRGW from the coding sequence ATGACCAACCAATCGACCCAGCAAGGCACCCCTGAAATCAAGTTCGGTTTCGCCGAGATGTTCAAGGGCGGCGTGATCATGGACGTGGTGACGCCCGAGCACGCCCGCATCGCCGAGGCTGCCGGAGCCACTGCCGTGATGGCCCTGGAGCGTGTGCCCGCCGATATCCGCAGGGATGGTGGGGTGGCCCGCATGAGCGATCCCAGCATGATCAAGGAGATCATCGCCGCCGTGACCATTCCGGTGATGGCCAAGGTTCGCATCGGGCATTTCGTGGAGGCCCAGATTTTGCAGGCGCTGGGCGTGGACTTCATCGACGAGTCTGAGGTGCTAACCCCCGCTGACGAGAGCTACCACATCGAGAAGAGCAAGTTCAACGTGCCGTTCGTGTGCGGGGCCAAGAATCTCGGCGAGGCGCTGCGGCGCGTGGGCGAGGGAGCCAGCATGATCCGCACCAAGGGCGAGGCCGGGACCGGTGACGTGGTCGAGGCCGTGCGGCACGCCCGCACCATCCTGGGCGAGATGCGCGCGATCCAGTCCCGCCCTGCCGAGGAACTGATGTCGGTGGCCCGCGATCTGGGCGCGCCCTACCATCTGGTGCAATATGTGCACGCCCACGGCACCCTGCCGGTGGTCAACTTCGCGGCGGGCGGTGTGGCGACTCCTGCCGACGCGGCGCTGATGATGCAACTGGGCCTGGACGGTGTGTTTGTCGGCAGCGGCATCTTCAAGAGCGGCGGCGGTGACCTCGCCCAGATCGAGAAGCGCGCCCGCGCCATCGTCAAGGCCGTGACCCACTTCGACAACCCCGATATCCTGGCCGAAGTCAGCGAGAACCTGGGTCTGCCGATGACCGGCATCAACATCGACTCGCTGATTCCCCAAGAGCGACTGGCCAGCCGGGGCTGGTGA
- the pdxT gene encoding pyridoxal 5'-phosphate synthase glutaminase subunit PdxT yields the protein MTSSPTIGVLALQGAFREHKRLLQSLGAQVSEVRLPQQLEGLSGLILPGGESTTIGNLMVEYGLIQAIRDFHAAGGAIFGTCAGMILLARTIHGTPPQFGVQPSLNLMDITVQRNAFGRQVDSFRTSLDVAGFKTPFPAVFIRAPVIEAVSPSVEVLAEHQGQIVLARSGTLLAGSFHPELTGDARIHELFLTMSHRTEQAH from the coding sequence ATGACCTCATCTCCCACCATCGGCGTGCTGGCCCTCCAGGGAGCCTTCCGCGAGCACAAGCGCCTCTTGCAGTCGCTGGGCGCGCAGGTCAGCGAGGTCCGGCTACCGCAGCAACTCGAAGGTTTGTCAGGCCTGATCCTGCCGGGCGGCGAGAGCACCACCATCGGCAATCTGATGGTCGAGTACGGGCTGATTCAGGCGATCCGTGATTTCCATGCAGCGGGCGGCGCGATCTTCGGCACCTGCGCGGGTATGATTTTGCTGGCCCGCACCATTCACGGCACGCCGCCGCAGTTCGGTGTGCAGCCCAGCCTCAACTTGATGGACATTACGGTGCAGCGCAACGCTTTCGGCCGCCAGGTCGATTCGTTTCGCACCTCGCTCGATGTTGCGGGCTTCAAAACGCCCTTTCCGGCGGTTTTTATCCGCGCTCCGGTCATCGAGGCGGTCTCGCCCAGCGTCGAGGTGCTGGCCGAGCACCAGGGACAGATCGTGCTGGCCCGCAGCGGCACTTTGCTGGCGGGCAGCTTTCACCCTGAACTGACCGGCGACGCCCGCATTCACGAGTTGTTCCTGACCATGAGCCACCGCACTGAGCAGGCACATTGA
- a CDS encoding alpha/beta fold hydrolase, whose translation MRALLRSPLTVHTFRDGERTLRYTRQGAGPPIILIHGLSGSGQWWRFNAPALASAHEVLTLELLGVVGVQDAARLIVAWAESLELPPAAVIGHSMGGQIALYVTAFAPQRVCRLVLACASGLLHARWWKVALNLPRAGFSGRPRFMPVVLRDSLRTGLPNLYRSARDLLRDDVAALLPTLEVPTLVIWGSRDPLVPPKLGQQLAASLPQAHYVELPHAGHVVMVDQPRAFNAAVLAFLAGPGPA comes from the coding sequence GTGCGCGCCTTGCTCCGTTCCCCGCTGACCGTCCACACCTTCAGAGACGGTGAACGCACCCTGCGCTACACCCGCCAGGGCGCGGGGCCGCCCATCATCCTGATCCACGGTCTGAGCGGCTCGGGGCAGTGGTGGCGCTTCAATGCTCCGGCGCTGGCGAGTGCCCACGAGGTGCTGACCCTGGAACTGCTCGGCGTCGTGGGCGTGCAGGACGCCGCCCGCCTGATCGTGGCCTGGGCCGAGAGCCTGGAATTACCGCCCGCTGCCGTGATCGGGCACAGCATGGGCGGTCAGATCGCGCTGTATGTGACCGCCTTCGCCCCCCAGCGCGTTTGCCGGTTGGTGCTGGCCTGCGCCAGCGGTCTGCTACACGCCCGGTGGTGGAAGGTGGCGCTCAACTTGCCGCGTGCCGGGTTCTCGGGCCGCCCCCGTTTCATGCCGGTGGTGCTGCGCGATTCACTCAGAACCGGCCTGCCCAACCTCTACCGCTCGGCCCGCGACCTGCTGCGCGACGACGTGGCGGCGCTACTGCCCACCCTGGAGGTGCCGACGCTGGTGATCTGGGGGTCGCGCGACCCGCTGGTGCCGCCCAAACTCGGTCAGCAACTCGCTGCCAGCTTGCCGCAGGCCCACTACGTCGAGCTGCCGCACGCCGGGCACGTCGTGATGGTCGATCAGCCGCGCGCCTTCAACGCGGCGGTGCTGGCCTTTCTGGCTGGTCCTGGTCCCGCATGA
- a CDS encoding alpha/beta fold hydrolase: MTANRNAAAGQPTQSGRPHFSVVRGLRTHARVYGETHPEAVIIVPGLGCASWMYRRLARTLSRWRKVWVYDPPGHGFSAGRLTYPAHIEQLTDHLAAWLRLNQLGGTPLLGHSLGGEVIIDLAARYPLLAGPLIACAPTGIPENPNVAMQMWRLTLDLPRERVQLWPYGLASYVRTGPLHFYQLAQDQYNHDTGPLLGRVRSPVLVIEGTADPVIQTWTLERMSQEIPGARAVRVAGGTHALTDSHPIEVAMHTLDFLEDLAGR, translated from the coding sequence ATGACCGCGAACCGCAACGCCGCCGCCGGGCAGCCCACCCAGTCGGGCCGCCCTCACTTCAGCGTCGTGCGCGGCCTGCGGACCCACGCCCGCGTCTACGGAGAGACCCATCCGGAAGCGGTGATCATCGTGCCGGGCCTGGGCTGCGCCTCGTGGATGTACCGCCGCCTGGCGCGCACCCTGTCGCGCTGGCGCAAGGTGTGGGTTTACGATCCGCCGGGCCACGGCTTCTCGGCGGGGCGGCTGACGTACCCGGCCCACATCGAGCAGCTCACCGACCACCTGGCCGCCTGGCTCAGGCTCAATCAGCTCGGCGGCACGCCACTGCTGGGGCATTCGCTGGGCGGCGAGGTCATCATCGATCTGGCGGCCCGCTACCCGCTGCTCGCCGGGCCGCTGATCGCCTGTGCACCTACCGGCATTCCCGAGAACCCCAACGTGGCCATGCAGATGTGGCGGCTGACCCTGGACCTGCCGCGCGAACGGGTGCAACTGTGGCCTTACGGCCTGGCCTCGTACGTTCGCACCGGGCCGCTTCACTTTTACCAGCTGGCCCAGGACCAGTACAACCACGACACCGGTCCGCTGCTGGGGCGGGTGCGCTCGCCGGTGCTGGTCATCGAGGGCACCGCCGACCCGGTGATCCAGACCTGGACACTGGAAAGGATGTCTCAGGAGATTCCAGGCGCGCGGGCCGTACGGGTGGCAGGCGGCACCCACGCCCTGACCGACTCGCATCCTATTGAGGTGGCAATGCACACCCTCGATTTTCTGGAAGACCTGGCGGGGCGCTAA
- a CDS encoding TMEM175 family protein yields MPTEESLPAADAQDIPLSRLHGLSDGVFAIVMTLLVLQLNLPEVARGLGEVAERAAVNQALIDLLGKLAIYVLTFLVTGLSWLSHSRLYTFVRRSDQRLAFLNVLYLMTVSLLPFSAAVLGAHGGVQAGVWPYALNQMLISAAYVLMLSYVRVHALVGTHAPIRMLAIRAWLNLAVFAVMGLLAFVQPSIAWFAPVLLGVVQPLLSRLLPHD; encoded by the coding sequence ATGCCGACCGAAGAGAGTTTACCGGCAGCCGACGCACAGGACATCCCGCTCAGCCGCCTGCATGGCCTGAGTGACGGCGTCTTCGCCATCGTGATGACCCTGCTGGTGCTGCAACTCAACCTGCCGGAGGTGGCGCGCGGTCTGGGTGAGGTTGCCGAGCGCGCCGCCGTCAATCAGGCGCTCATTGATCTGCTCGGCAAGCTCGCCATCTACGTCCTGACCTTTCTGGTCACCGGCCTGAGCTGGCTGAGCCACAGCCGCCTGTACACCTTCGTGCGCCGCAGCGACCAGCGCCTCGCCTTTCTCAATGTCCTGTACCTGATGACGGTCTCGCTGCTGCCGTTCAGCGCCGCCGTGCTCGGCGCGCACGGCGGCGTCCAAGCGGGCGTCTGGCCGTATGCCCTCAACCAGATGCTGATCAGCGCCGCATACGTGCTGATGCTGAGTTACGTCCGCGTCCACGCGCTGGTGGGCACCCACGCCCCGATTCGGATGCTGGCGATCCGGGCCTGGCTCAACCTGGCCGTGTTCGCAGTGATGGGCCTGCTGGCGTTCGTTCAGCCAAGTATCGCCTGGTTTGCGCCGGTCCTGCTGGGCGTCGTTCAGCCGCTGCTGTCGCGCCTGTTGCCGCACGACTGA
- the smpB gene encoding SsrA-binding protein SmpB has translation MRPVYTNRRANFEYELLERFEAGISLTGSEVKSIRAGGVDFRDAFARLQGHDIDLEGLYIPEYKDASYNNHTPRRTRRLLLGREEIAKIERQLKVKGLTLIPTRLYQKGRFFKVEVALARGKKLHDKRRAEADKEARKEIRNA, from the coding sequence ATGCGGCCCGTGTATACCAACCGCCGCGCGAACTTTGAATATGAACTGCTGGAGCGGTTCGAGGCGGGCATCAGCTTGACCGGCAGTGAAGTCAAGAGTATTCGCGCCGGGGGCGTCGATTTCCGGGACGCCTTCGCCCGCTTGCAGGGCCACGACATTGACCTCGAAGGGTTGTATATTCCCGAATACAAAGATGCCAGCTACAACAACCACACCCCCCGCCGCACCCGCCGCCTGCTGCTGGGCCGCGAGGAAATCGCCAAGATCGAGCGTCAGCTCAAGGTCAAGGGCCTGACCCTGATTCCGACCCGGCTGTATCAGAAGGGCCGCTTCTTCAAGGTGGAGGTGGCGCTGGCACGTGGCAAAAAGCTCCACGACAAGCGCCGCGCCGAGGCCGACAAGGAAGCCCGCAAGGAAATCAGAAACGCATGA
- a CDS encoding N-acetylmuramoyl-L-alanine amidase — translation MKLGAADLRLRAALLAALLLLGVAGAQYAYSKLMLGGQTTQAIVLGGAEYAAEGTLSGVVQISRQDPYVVVQGLGHELILPIDQDTERAATTFNTVQLDNTRLNARTATLVNGELYLPLDTLARGLGADYKTGDFSLPISALTNVSSRAGKDTDRIVLDFSRDPQYAVNVVGNVLTLVLKGVNANPQTYATRGAFVPSFEVTSANGDARLNLTLGGGAGYRLFKVVRPGSVRLVLDVGPGLPRNVAALTDAPRTPLIVLDPAPKGGGSLDIPLEVARATGELLSKSGWQVKLTRSAAGRLPIAEREKLARQSQVFVTLSVGRFPGANRQGITLYQSVGEQDAQIINAYRDAGGSSPLVRAAVGDGGETKRLSELLLGELGARGLKAGAQQVPRLYLAGQAPHAAFELELGWPQNARDLANLITPQRTGKVSDALALSVATFLKARAANLTGSGQ, via the coding sequence ATGAAGCTGGGTGCTGCCGATCTGCGCCTTCGCGCCGCGCTGCTGGCCGCCCTGCTGCTGCTGGGGGTGGCTGGAGCGCAGTACGCCTACAGCAAGCTGATGCTGGGCGGCCAGACCACCCAGGCCATCGTGCTGGGCGGAGCCGAGTACGCTGCCGAGGGCACCCTGTCGGGCGTGGTCCAGATCAGTCGCCAGGACCCCTACGTGGTCGTGCAGGGCCTGGGCCACGAACTGATCTTGCCGATTGACCAGGACACCGAGCGCGCTGCCACCACCTTCAACACTGTGCAACTCGACAATACCCGCCTGAATGCCCGCACCGCCACGCTGGTCAACGGAGAGCTGTATCTGCCGCTCGACACCCTGGCGCGCGGGCTGGGGGCCGATTACAAGACCGGTGACTTTTCACTGCCCATCTCGGCCCTCACCAACGTGTCCTCGCGGGCGGGCAAGGACACTGACCGCATCGTGCTGGATTTCAGCCGTGACCCGCAGTACGCCGTCAACGTGGTCGGCAACGTCCTGACGCTGGTGCTCAAGGGCGTTAACGCCAATCCGCAGACCTACGCCACGCGCGGGGCCTTCGTGCCGAGCTTCGAGGTCACTTCAGCCAACGGCGACGCCCGGCTGAACCTGACGCTGGGCGGCGGCGCGGGTTACCGCCTCTTCAAGGTGGTGCGCCCCGGCAGTGTGAGGCTGGTCCTCGATGTCGGGCCGGGCCTGCCGCGCAATGTCGCGGCCCTCACCGACGCACCGCGCACGCCGCTGATCGTGCTCGACCCGGCCCCCAAGGGCGGCGGCAGCCTGGACATTCCGCTGGAGGTCGCCCGCGCCACCGGAGAGCTGCTGAGCAAGTCCGGCTGGCAGGTCAAGCTGACCCGCAGCGCGGCGGGCCGATTGCCGATTGCCGAGCGCGAGAAACTGGCCCGTCAGAGTCAGGTCTTCGTGACGCTCAGCGTGGGGCGCTTCCCCGGCGCGAACCGTCAGGGCATCACCCTGTATCAGTCGGTGGGCGAGCAGGACGCCCAGATCATCAACGCTTACCGGGATGCGGGCGGCAGCAGTCCGCTCGTCCGAGCGGCGGTGGGCGACGGCGGCGAGACCAAGCGGCTCTCCGAGCTGCTGCTCGGTGAACTCGGCGCGCGCGGCCTCAAGGCGGGCGCGCAGCAGGTGCCGCGCCTGTATCTGGCTGGTCAGGCTCCGCATGCCGCCTTTGAACTTGAACTCGGCTGGCCGCAGAACGCGCGCGACCTTGCCAACCTGATCACGCCCCAGCGCACCGGCAAGGTCTCGGACGCGCTGGCACTGAGCGTCGCCACTTTCCTCAAGGCGCGGGCTGCCAACCTGACCGGGAGCGGCCAGTGA
- a CDS encoding GerMN domain-containing protein, producing the protein MRRLITPFNLLGLLLLVATLAVREWVSRPSASPSPPPLQLELVQPLALTLYFSNDKVDGFVKEDRTVPVEGKSSGKIAQAALVAWARGPLKGKGLRDVPQGSQVPDVWVRGAHFYVNLPTSYTQLNYGVSGERMVICSLTRTLLEQSGKDVLFLVGAQSSPTLLGHMDLTRPYTKADCAD; encoded by the coding sequence GTGAGACGTCTCATCACCCCCTTCAACCTGTTGGGGCTGCTGCTGCTCGTCGCCACACTGGCCGTGCGCGAGTGGGTGTCCAGGCCGTCCGCCTCGCCCAGTCCGCCGCCGCTGCAACTCGAACTGGTGCAGCCGCTGGCGCTCACGCTCTACTTTTCCAACGACAAGGTCGACGGCTTCGTCAAGGAAGACCGCACCGTGCCGGTGGAGGGTAAGTCGTCCGGCAAGATCGCCCAGGCAGCGCTGGTGGCCTGGGCACGCGGGCCGCTGAAAGGCAAGGGCCTGCGCGACGTGCCGCAGGGCAGTCAGGTGCCGGACGTGTGGGTACGTGGGGCGCATTTCTACGTCAACCTGCCGACCAGCTACACCCAGCTCAATTACGGCGTCAGCGGCGAGCGCATGGTCATCTGCTCGCTGACCCGCACCCTGCTGGAGCAGTCGGGCAAGGACGTGCTGTTTCTGGTGGGCGCGCAGAGCAGCCCGACCCTGCTCGGCCACATGGACCTGACCCGCCCCTACACCAAAGCGGACTGCGCCGACTGA
- a CDS encoding AAA family ATPase: protein MIESITLQGFKSFAERVRLDFGPGITAVIGPNGSGKSNVVEAVRWATHQARARELRAGRATELIFHGSGGKAPLGLAEVQLELRTTQGQLSFSRRIYRDGSAEQDLSGQAVRVRDIHAALRGTGLGPGGLAVIGQGEVSSVVQAEGQVLLGYLQEAAGLSRAVAAREEAERRLQGAASTLAELERGEHDLARQLQRLAAEAQAAGHHRQLSLRELALTETLRRQRQDTLAAEWRAANEEAARLSLQSAGVAQQTQLAAARLEAARSVLTSLRADLAAHQQALELLAAAQEAERRVSRSLHHLQAERAQTEAELASLCESENQRLPEAPDPAPLQAGLDQTRTELARLEAQQHPLSAELVRARRLETEQAEALTRSQTQRGSLETEWTELSAALEHLTPELARARAELSAAAQQRQQSEQAAQVAALQRAELQGQLTRLGRELAECRAERSALQREHSRLETVLSSYTRYGEGPRQALLSGHPGLIGSVADLLSVESEYQVALTAALGRRTEQVVVRGEADAREIIEVLKRRGGRATFLPLDLLRVRPRRDAALLGQPGVLGNLAGLCPSDPPQISEALLADILLLEDLKSATRLARQFASRPRLVTLDGELIEPGGALTGGRLPGGGGGVLADQRRMQDLTDELAQLDAAAAQLAGQEEQLGRDLAARPAPLPAQSPGNADAVRAEREAERRVTQLDTALQAAQDRRRGVQSRLEALLAAPQRLSDVSLSDLEARLTDLDAALSTVRVREREQAEQLAHARDLTARRALAEAAAARQRAAQVRLAASTAALTEYLAQQRAADDEVTRRQQEVAHHRPAGLTDAEQRQQAASLEYANLLARQNKLRENFEAAQLLAARREGSLEALPEGALLPGSPREWNAELTRVRTDLAGLGPVNALAETEHTEQATRLGQMQAERQDAAAAAQTLTEHLAELARGEDAATSAAFRRVGAAFTEYSRELLGGEGELDAERGEDGRLRGLRLQVQPRGKRTRSMALLSAGERTMAGLGFLFALNHAHPDSAPSDHPAPGVASGLPLAVLDEVDAPLDEANIRRFTHFLEVFAARGAQFVLVTHQKATMEVAQVIWGVTTDQSGASRVLSIRQGESG, encoded by the coding sequence ATGATCGAGTCCATCACCCTGCAAGGCTTCAAGAGCTTCGCCGAGCGCGTGCGCCTGGACTTTGGCCCTGGTATCACTGCGGTGATCGGCCCCAACGGTTCGGGCAAGAGCAACGTGGTGGAGGCCGTCCGCTGGGCCACCCACCAGGCCCGTGCCCGTGAGCTGCGGGCGGGCCGGGCCACCGAACTGATCTTTCACGGCTCCGGCGGCAAAGCGCCGCTGGGTCTGGCCGAGGTGCAGCTCGAACTCCGCACCACCCAGGGCCAGCTCAGCTTCAGCCGCCGGATCTACCGCGACGGCAGCGCCGAGCAGGACCTCTCCGGCCAGGCTGTGCGGGTGCGCGACATCCACGCCGCGCTGCGCGGCACCGGCCTCGGCCCCGGCGGGCTGGCCGTCATTGGGCAGGGCGAGGTCAGTTCGGTGGTGCAAGCCGAGGGCCAGGTGCTGCTCGGCTACCTTCAGGAAGCGGCGGGCCTCAGCCGCGCGGTGGCCGCCAGGGAGGAGGCCGAGCGCCGCTTGCAAGGCGCGGCCAGTACCCTGGCGGAACTGGAGCGCGGCGAGCACGACCTCGCCCGGCAGCTGCAGCGCTTGGCCGCCGAGGCGCAGGCGGCTGGGCACCACCGCCAGCTCAGCCTGCGCGAACTGGCCCTGACCGAGACGCTGCGCCGCCAGCGCCAGGACACCCTGGCCGCCGAGTGGCGTGCGGCGAACGAAGAGGCGGCCCGACTCAGTCTCCAGTCTGCCGGGGTCGCCCAGCAAACCCAATTGGCCGCCGCCCGGCTCGAAGCCGCCAGGTCGGTGCTGACCTCGCTTCGAGCCGATCTGGCGGCCCACCAGCAGGCGCTGGAACTGCTCGCGGCGGCCCAGGAAGCCGAGCGCCGGGTCAGCCGCTCGCTGCACCACCTCCAGGCCGAGCGGGCCCAGACCGAGGCCGAACTCGCCTCTCTCTGCGAATCTGAGAATCAGCGCCTTCCGGAGGCTCCCGACCCCGCGCCGCTGCAAGCTGGACTCGATCAGACCCGCACTGAACTGGCCCGCCTGGAAGCACAGCAGCACCCGCTCAGTGCCGAGCTGGTGCGTGCCCGCCGCCTGGAAACCGAGCAGGCCGAGGCCCTTACCCGCAGTCAGACCCAGCGCGGCAGCCTGGAAACCGAATGGACCGAACTGAGCGCCGCGCTGGAGCACCTGACGCCCGAACTGGCGCGGGCCAGGGCCGAGCTGAGCGCCGCCGCCCAGCAGCGCCAGCAATCCGAGCAGGCCGCCCAGGTCGCCGCCTTGCAGCGTGCCGAACTGCAAGGCCAACTCACCCGGCTGGGGCGTGAGCTGGCCGAGTGCCGCGCCGAACGCTCGGCCTTGCAGCGCGAGCACTCGCGCCTGGAGACAGTTCTGAGCAGCTATACCCGCTACGGTGAGGGACCGCGTCAGGCGCTGCTGAGCGGGCACCCCGGCTTGATCGGGTCAGTGGCCGACCTGCTGAGTGTGGAATCTGAATATCAGGTGGCCCTGACTGCCGCGCTGGGCCGCCGCACCGAACAGGTGGTGGTGCGCGGTGAGGCGGACGCCCGCGAGATCATCGAGGTGCTCAAGCGCCGGGGCGGGCGGGCCACCTTTTTGCCGCTCGACCTGCTGCGGGTCCGCCCCCGCCGCGACGCCGCCTTGCTGGGCCAGCCGGGCGTGCTGGGCAATCTGGCCGGGCTGTGCCCGAGCGACCCGCCGCAGATCAGCGAGGCGCTGCTGGCCGACATTCTGCTGCTCGAAGATCTGAAGTCGGCCACCCGGCTGGCCCGTCAGTTTGCCAGCAGGCCGCGTCTGGTGACACTGGACGGCGAACTCATCGAACCCGGCGGCGCGCTGACCGGGGGCCGCCTGCCGGGCGGCGGGGGGGGCGTGCTGGCCGATCAGCGCCGGATGCAGGACCTGACGGATGAACTTGCCCAGCTCGACGCGGCGGCAGCGCAGCTCGCTGGGCAGGAGGAGCAGCTTGGCCGCGACCTCGCCGCTCGGCCTGCTCCGCTGCCTGCCCAGTCGCCCGGCAACGCCGACGCCGTGCGGGCCGAGCGTGAGGCCGAGCGCCGCGTGACCCAGCTCGACACTGCGCTTCAGGCGGCCCAGGACCGCCGCCGGGGGGTGCAGTCTCGCCTGGAGGCGTTGCTGGCCGCGCCCCAGCGCCTCTCGGACGTGTCCCTGTCCGACCTTGAGGCCCGCCTGACCGATCTCGACGCCGCCCTGAGCACCGTGCGCGTCCGGGAACGCGAGCAGGCCGAGCAGTTGGCCCACGCCCGCGACCTGACCGCCCGCCGGGCGCTGGCCGAGGCCGCCGCCGCCCGGCAGCGCGCCGCCCAGGTTCGCCTTGCGGCCAGCACCGCCGCGCTCACCGAGTACCTGGCCCAGCAGCGCGCCGCCGACGACGAGGTGACGCGCCGCCAGCAGGAGGTTGCCCATCACCGCCCGGCTGGACTGACCGACGCTGAGCAGCGCCAGCAGGCGGCCAGCCTGGAGTATGCCAACCTGCTGGCCCGCCAGAACAAGCTGCGTGAGAATTTTGAAGCCGCCCAGCTTCTGGCGGCCCGCCGCGAGGGCAGCCTGGAAGCGCTGCCTGAGGGCGCGCTGCTGCCCGGCAGCCCCCGCGAGTGGAATGCCGAACTCACTCGGGTGCGCACTGACCTCGCTGGCCTCGGCCCGGTCAATGCGCTGGCCGAGACTGAACATACCGAGCAGGCCACCCGCCTGGGCCAGATGCAGGCCGAGCGTCAGGACGCCGCCGCTGCCGCCCAGACCCTGACGGAGCATCTGGCCGAGCTGGCGCGCGGCGAGGACGCGGCCACCAGCGCGGCTTTCCGGCGGGTGGGGGCGGCCTTCACCGAGTACAGCCGCGAGTTGCTGGGCGGCGAGGGCGAACTGGACGCCGAGCGCGGCGAGGACGGGCGGCTGCGCGGTCTGCGCCTTCAGGTGCAGCCCAGGGGCAAACGCACCCGCAGCATGGCGCTGCTGTCGGCGGGCGAGCGGACGATGGCGGGCCTGGGGTTTCTCTTCGCCCTCAACCATGCCCATCCTGACTCTGCCCCTTCCGATCACCCTGCCCCTGGCGTGGCCAGCGGCCTGCCCCTGGCGGTCCTCGACGAGGTGGACGCGCCGCTGGACGAGGCCAACATCCGCCGTTTCACCCACTTTCTGGAAGTGTTTGCCGCCAGAGGTGCGCAGTTCGTGCTGGTGACCCATCAGAAGGCGACCATGGAAGTGGCCCAGGTCATCTGGGGCGTCACCACCGACCAGAGCGGCGCGTCCAGGGTGCTGAGTATCCGTCAGGGCGAGAGTGGCTGA